In Hydrogenovibrio marinus, a single genomic region encodes these proteins:
- a CDS encoding DUF481 domain-containing protein, whose protein sequence is MKFTAKRTLLIGLMMASTAAIADTKKYGTSGSGELGVSNSTGNTPSSSVYTSIRMKYLQKMYQLKSLVEANNKSENGVRTKERYVGDLQGNLFFSDYQKAYGFGQTRWESDRFSDIDLNSYYIAGLGYQFIDNDTAKLSGEIGLGYQNQNYTVKSGVRDFEQLIGKFSGKFGYSFNPNVRFFQGITEYYGEKQANFESNTGLKVKLADNLNMKVSYKYRYNSAPAAGKVKEDTETLITMIYDF, encoded by the coding sequence GTGAAATTTACTGCAAAACGCACACTTCTAATCGGCCTGATGATGGCTTCAACTGCGGCAATCGCAGACACCAAAAAATACGGGACCAGTGGTTCAGGAGAGTTAGGAGTATCTAACAGCACAGGTAACACCCCTTCTAGCTCAGTCTACACTTCTATTCGAATGAAATATCTACAAAAAATGTATCAACTCAAAAGCTTGGTTGAAGCAAATAATAAATCTGAGAACGGTGTAAGAACAAAAGAACGTTATGTCGGAGACCTACAAGGCAACCTATTCTTTTCAGACTATCAAAAGGCTTATGGCTTTGGCCAAACCCGATGGGAAAGCGACCGTTTTTCAGATATTGATTTAAACAGCTACTATATCGCCGGTCTGGGTTATCAATTCATTGATAATGACACCGCCAAACTAAGTGGAGAAATCGGTCTAGGTTACCAAAACCAAAACTACACGGTTAAAAGTGGCGTAAGAGATTTTGAACAACTCATTGGAAAATTCAGCGGTAAATTTGGCTATAGCTTCAATCCCAACGTTCGATTCTTCCAAGGAATTACCGAATACTATGGTGAGAAACAAGCCAACTTTGAATCTAACACTGGCCTTAAAGTTAAACTTGCTGACAACCTTAACATGAAGGTGTCATACAAGTACCGTTACAATTCAGCGCCAGCTGCGGGTAAAGTTAAAGAAGATACTGAAACTCTGATCACCATGATCTACGATTTCTAA
- a CDS encoding HAMP domain-containing methyl-accepting chemotaxis protein codes for MTIKAKLILSFTLMIVVLLISGVTSVIQFNSINDSQKIIADDRIPKIIAVEKIIIRETRTQMNIREYAVETDPTKRKAILAEINENRQDNHKLRTYLEQSIKSEKGKALYASFTVANNALVKTNNEIMSLLDQGENNAATKVLLSSEAHDKRMHQRVTLQNLVDYQKHLSDQSVQKGKDIAHDTKTLIYTLLVLSLILGVGATWFILRSVVRPLYGMKQVMQEIVRTGNFKRQINVTSKDEIGDTLKEFNVLLSDVEKSIDEIGKVVGALSEGDFSIRMTGNYVGSLDFVKQGVNKSADSVAITMKELGALIRAMSEGRFNATFDADVHGEFRKIADDALNSISTLNLIISEINAVMNKMQKGQFQHRVGIDAQGALRDLKNGINHSMDELESAIQDITRVIVAQSEGDLTQTVTSEYHGDLQTVTSALNHTSQKLSDIVSQAVQSADVVNNAALEVSQGSMDLSQRVQEQAAALEETSATMDEMNSAVQANTDNALNATKESSEVQQKASEGSQVMGRTIEAMKAIEESSHKISEIVTLIDSIAFQTNLLALNAAVEAARAGDHGRGFAVVAGEVRSLAQKSAEAAKDIKNLIDETSQRVEQGSSLATKSGDMLSEINTSIDNITQMISQIAQASSEQANGVSQVHIAISQIDQVTQQNAALVEETSAAAESMSEQAQSLSRDMSFFKTGNLLENKQEPVKKLGY; via the coding sequence ATGACGATAAAAGCAAAACTAATCCTATCTTTTACATTAATGATAGTGGTGTTACTCATTAGCGGTGTTACCTCTGTTATTCAATTCAATAGTATTAACGACTCCCAAAAAATCATCGCGGATGACCGCATACCAAAAATCATCGCAGTAGAGAAAATTATCATCAGGGAAACTCGAACCCAAATGAATATCCGCGAATATGCCGTGGAAACCGATCCGACGAAGCGCAAGGCTATCTTGGCAGAGATTAACGAAAATAGACAAGATAACCACAAGCTGAGAACTTACTTGGAACAATCCATAAAATCTGAGAAAGGTAAAGCGCTGTATGCAAGCTTTACTGTGGCAAACAATGCGTTGGTTAAAACCAATAATGAAATCATGTCCTTGCTTGATCAAGGAGAAAATAATGCAGCTACGAAAGTGCTGTTAAGTTCAGAAGCGCATGATAAACGAATGCACCAGAGAGTTACATTGCAAAACTTGGTGGATTATCAAAAGCATCTTTCAGATCAAAGTGTTCAGAAGGGTAAGGATATTGCGCATGACACCAAAACACTGATTTACACATTGTTGGTTCTCTCACTAATTTTGGGTGTTGGGGCAACCTGGTTTATCCTCCGTAGCGTGGTTAGACCATTGTATGGTATGAAGCAAGTCATGCAAGAAATTGTACGAACAGGAAACTTTAAACGACAAATTAATGTCACCAGCAAAGATGAGATAGGCGACACCCTTAAAGAGTTCAATGTTTTGTTAAGCGATGTTGAAAAATCAATTGATGAAATTGGAAAGGTTGTTGGCGCCTTGTCTGAAGGAGACTTCTCCATTCGGATGACTGGTAATTATGTTGGCAGCTTGGATTTTGTCAAGCAGGGCGTGAATAAGTCAGCTGACTCGGTTGCTATTACGATGAAAGAATTGGGAGCACTGATAAGAGCAATGTCTGAAGGACGCTTCAATGCGACCTTTGATGCTGACGTTCATGGTGAGTTCCGTAAAATTGCAGATGATGCTTTGAACAGTATTAGTACGTTGAATTTGATTATTTCAGAAATCAATGCGGTGATGAATAAGATGCAAAAAGGTCAATTTCAACATAGAGTTGGAATTGATGCACAAGGTGCGTTACGGGATTTAAAAAATGGTATCAACCATTCCATGGACGAGTTGGAAAGTGCCATTCAAGACATTACGCGAGTAATCGTAGCCCAATCCGAAGGGGATTTGACTCAAACGGTGACCAGTGAATACCATGGTGACCTACAAACGGTGACCAGTGCATTGAACCATACGTCACAAAAATTATCCGATATCGTTTCACAAGCGGTTCAAAGTGCCGATGTGGTTAATAATGCTGCACTTGAGGTTTCTCAGGGATCTATGGATTTGAGTCAGCGGGTTCAGGAGCAGGCGGCAGCTTTAGAGGAAACGAGTGCGACCATGGACGAGATGAATTCAGCGGTTCAGGCGAATACAGATAATGCATTGAATGCGACCAAAGAAAGCTCAGAAGTTCAACAAAAGGCGAGTGAAGGTAGCCAGGTGATGGGCCGGACGATAGAAGCCATGAAGGCGATAGAGGAATCAAGTCATAAGATTTCTGAAATTGTCACTTTGATTGATAGTATTGCCTTCCAGACGAATTTGCTGGCGCTGAATGCCGCGGTTGAAGCGGCAAGAGCTGGAGACCATGGTAGAGGGTTTGCAGTTGTCGCCGGTGAAGTGCGTTCTCTGGCACAAAAGTCGGCAGAAGCCGCTAAGGATATTAAAAACCTGATTGATGAAACCAGCCAAAGGGTTGAGCAGGGCTCTTCGTTAGCAACGAAATCTGGAGATATGTTGAGTGAAATTAACACGTCCATAGACAACATCACCCAGATGATTTCTCAGATTGCTCAAGCGTCATCTGAACAAGCCAATGGAGTGAGCCAGGTTCATATCGCGATTAGCCAGATTGACCAAGTGACACAACAAAATGCGGCGTTGGTAGAAGAGACCTCTGCAGCAGCAGAGAGTATGAGCGAACAGGCTCAGTCTTTAAGTAGAGATATGTCGTTCTTTAAAACCGGAAACCTTTTAGAAAACAAGCAAGAACCTGTGAAAAAATTGGGTTACTAG
- a CDS encoding transcriptional regulator, with product MNQVNVEQIIEAAGGVSAVSERLAISYEAVRKWVVKNRIPAERVMVISIMTNEQYSPESIRPDVFLKSFLLGTA from the coding sequence ATGAATCAAGTCAATGTTGAGCAAATTATTGAAGCGGCAGGAGGTGTTTCAGCCGTATCCGAGCGCTTGGCTATTAGTTACGAAGCTGTCAGAAAATGGGTTGTAAAAAACCGTATTCCAGCAGAAAGAGTGATGGTTATTTCAATCATGACTAATGAGCAATATTCCCCGGAAAGCATTCGACCAGATGTGTTTTTAAAAAGCTTTTTACTGGGAACAGCCTGA
- a CDS encoding helix-turn-helix domain-containing protein, which translates to MVENLYIKFAKRLNLACDRHGLSPAKKGRNKELAKLINVSEEMARRYLKGSDMPRENKRSLIAEKLKTSRAWLFEGVGWIDQPRPQNNEGVYQGSYHTLLLPMTYKPELERIQNAIDKGIFEESDGAILKIIAKKYKDKF; encoded by the coding sequence ATGGTTGAAAATTTATACATTAAGTTTGCCAAGAGGTTAAACCTTGCTTGCGACAGACACGGACTATCACCCGCCAAGAAAGGTAGAAATAAAGAGCTTGCGAAATTAATCAATGTTTCGGAAGAAATGGCTCGACGTTACCTTAAAGGTTCAGATATGCCCAGAGAAAATAAAAGAAGCCTTATTGCGGAAAAATTAAAAACGTCTCGGGCATGGTTATTCGAAGGTGTGGGCTGGATTGATCAACCTCGACCACAAAACAATGAAGGAGTATACCAAGGAAGCTATCATACTCTCCTCCTCCCTATGACTTATAAACCGGAACTAGAGCGAATACAAAATGCTATCGACAAAGGGATTTTTGAAGAATCTGACGGAGCCATTCTTAAAATTATTGCAAAGAAATATAAAGACAAATTCTAG
- the csrA gene encoding carbon storage regulator CsrA — translation MLVLTRRVGETLIIGDNVKLTIVGVKSGQVRVGIDAPKEIQIQREELLLKQDKNSEDASSSTDEK, via the coding sequence ATGTTAGTACTGACTCGAAGAGTGGGCGAAACCCTTATCATTGGCGACAATGTGAAACTAACAATTGTTGGCGTAAAAAGCGGGCAAGTTAGAGTTGGAATTGACGCACCTAAAGAGATTCAGATTCAACGTGAAGAGCTTCTTTTAAAGCAAGACAAAAATTCAGAAGATGCTTCTTCAAGCACAGATGAAAAATAG
- a CDS encoding aspartate kinase encodes MALIVQKYGGTSVGSVERIKNVANKVAKFVDEGHQVVVAVSAMSGETNRLMALAKEMQDEPSRRELDVLLTTGEQVTIALLSMALQQKGYDAISYTGWQVPIHTNNVHFKARIEDIDADKMMAQLNQGKVVVVAGFQGVTPEGDITTLGRGGSDTTAVALAAALKADECQIYTDVDGVYTTDPRVVPEAKRLDVITYDEMLELASLGAKVLQIRSVEFASKYKVPLRVLSSLQDGGGTLLISEEDFEGLGMEKPLISGIAFSRDEAKLMILGVPDKPGVAYKILGPISDANIEIDMIIQNQGIDGTTDFTFTVARNDLNMAKDIIKKIASELGARETLCDDTIVKISMVGVGMKSHSGIASTMFKTLADNNINIQMIGTTEIKISVVIDEQYLETAVKALHQAFELDK; translated from the coding sequence ATGGCATTGATTGTCCAAAAATATGGCGGTACATCGGTTGGTAGCGTCGAAAGAATAAAAAATGTAGCGAATAAGGTCGCAAAATTCGTTGATGAAGGGCATCAGGTAGTGGTCGCGGTTTCTGCTATGAGTGGAGAAACTAACCGTTTGATGGCCTTGGCGAAGGAAATGCAAGACGAGCCTTCAAGAAGAGAGTTGGACGTCCTTTTGACGACTGGTGAGCAGGTTACGATTGCATTGCTGAGTATGGCGCTTCAGCAAAAAGGTTATGATGCGATTTCCTATACGGGATGGCAGGTGCCTATTCATACCAATAACGTCCACTTCAAAGCGCGTATTGAAGACATTGATGCCGACAAAATGATGGCACAGTTGAATCAAGGTAAGGTTGTGGTTGTTGCAGGCTTCCAAGGGGTAACGCCTGAGGGCGATATCACAACTTTAGGGCGTGGTGGTTCGGACACGACTGCCGTAGCTTTGGCAGCAGCCTTGAAAGCGGATGAGTGCCAGATCTATACGGATGTTGATGGTGTTTACACTACAGACCCGCGAGTGGTGCCTGAAGCGAAGCGCCTGGACGTCATTACCTATGACGAAATGCTGGAACTGGCTAGCTTAGGCGCGAAAGTTTTGCAAATTCGCTCAGTAGAGTTTGCTAGCAAATATAAAGTACCTTTGAGAGTATTGTCTTCGTTGCAAGATGGGGGCGGTACATTATTGATTTCAGAAGAAGATTTTGAGGGATTGGGAATGGAAAAACCATTGATTTCCGGTATTGCGTTCAGTCGTGATGAAGCTAAGTTAATGATTTTGGGTGTGCCGGATAAGCCTGGTGTGGCTTACAAAATTCTAGGGCCTATTTCTGATGCGAATATTGAAATTGATATGATCATCCAAAACCAAGGTATTGATGGCACGACGGACTTTACTTTTACAGTTGCCAGAAACGATTTGAACATGGCGAAGGATATCATCAAGAAGATTGCCAGTGAGCTTGGTGCACGCGAAACACTTTGTGATGACACAATCGTGAAGATCTCTATGGTAGGTGTTGGCATGAAGTCCCATTCAGGGATTGCGAGCACGATGTTCAAAACATTGGCTGACAACAATATCAACATTCAGATGATTGGTACGACTGAAATCAAGATTTCGGTCGTGATTGATGAGCAATATTTGGAAACGGCGGTTAAGGCGTTGCACCAAGCCTTTGAGTTAGATAAATAA
- the alaS gene encoding alanine--tRNA ligase: protein MTSAEIRKAFLDFFVKQGHTAVHSSPVVPANDPTLLFTNAGMVQFKETFLGQETRDYTRATSVQRCIRAGGKHNDLENVGYTARHHTFFEMLGNFSFGDYFKREAIQYAWKFLTEELNLPEDKLWVTVFEEDKEAEDIWLKEMGIDATRFSRCGAKDNFWSMGDTGPCGPCSEIFYDHGESVAGGPPGSPDEDGDRYIEIWNLVFMQFDRSADGTLTPLPKPSVDTGMGLERLAAVMQKEHNNYDIDLFKAIVQKASELTGEKNLTNSSLRVIADHIRSCSFMIVDGVLPSNEGRGYVLRRIIRRAIRHGYKLGQTQAFFHKLVPVLVEQMGDAYPELVKEQANVERALKLEEERFAETLENGMKILEEDIASLQSDVISGTTAFKLYDTYGFPLDLTADVARERGLTVDEVGFEREMEAQRERARSASNFSAQSKGKIDFNGQTKFLGYHKDDADGVIQAIFVGEASVDSAVEGQDAIVILDQTPFYGESGGQAGDSGSLTEGMNSFHVDDCQKQGGAFLHIGRVTAGQLKVGQTLHAQVDVAARRASEKNHSATHLLHAALRQILGTHVQQKGSLVQPERLRFDFAHFEPISAEKLLEIEKLVNHNIMLNTPVCTEEMNIEAAKSKGAMALFGEKYGDVVRVVDMGTFSIELCGGTHVNSTGQIGPFRILSETGIASGVRRIEAVTGEGAWDAIYKNEQTLLNISAAVKSDKQQVENKVLQLVAEQREQEKLIKQLQSKLASSQGSDLASSVVKMGDVSVLAAKLEGADVNTLRETLDSLRDKLEPAIIVLSAVMDDKVTLVAGVSKSITKTYKAGELVNHVASQVGGKGGGRPDMAQAGGNDPSKLDEALASVQAWVESK from the coding sequence ATGACCAGTGCAGAAATCAGAAAAGCGTTTTTAGACTTTTTTGTAAAGCAAGGCCATACCGCTGTGCATTCTAGCCCAGTCGTGCCGGCAAACGACCCGACCCTGCTGTTTACCAACGCAGGAATGGTTCAGTTTAAAGAAACCTTTTTGGGTCAAGAAACGCGTGATTACACTCGTGCGACCAGTGTTCAGCGTTGTATTCGTGCAGGCGGAAAGCATAACGACTTGGAAAATGTCGGTTATACCGCTCGTCACCATACTTTCTTTGAGATGCTTGGGAACTTCAGTTTTGGAGACTATTTCAAACGTGAAGCGATTCAGTACGCTTGGAAGTTTTTGACTGAAGAATTGAATCTGCCGGAAGACAAGCTTTGGGTAACGGTCTTTGAAGAAGATAAAGAAGCCGAAGATATCTGGTTGAAAGAAATGGGCATTGATGCGACGCGTTTTTCACGTTGTGGCGCTAAAGACAACTTCTGGTCGATGGGTGATACAGGGCCTTGCGGACCTTGTAGTGAGATTTTCTACGATCATGGCGAAAGCGTTGCCGGTGGTCCTCCAGGATCGCCAGATGAAGACGGCGATCGTTATATCGAAATCTGGAACTTGGTATTCATGCAGTTTGATCGTTCTGCAGACGGCACGTTGACACCATTGCCGAAGCCTTCTGTTGATACCGGAATGGGCTTGGAGCGTTTGGCAGCAGTTATGCAAAAAGAGCATAACAACTATGATATCGACCTATTCAAAGCTATTGTTCAAAAAGCGTCTGAACTGACAGGTGAAAAAAACCTAACCAACAGTTCTTTGCGCGTTATTGCAGACCATATTCGTTCGTGTTCGTTCATGATTGTTGATGGCGTACTGCCTTCAAATGAAGGGCGCGGATATGTGTTGAGACGTATTATCCGTCGTGCGATTCGTCATGGTTACAAGCTAGGGCAAACACAAGCTTTCTTCCATAAGCTGGTACCTGTATTGGTTGAGCAAATGGGGGATGCTTATCCTGAGCTGGTGAAAGAGCAGGCAAATGTCGAAAGAGCGCTGAAGTTGGAAGAAGAGCGTTTTGCTGAAACCCTGGAAAACGGTATGAAGATTTTGGAAGAAGATATTGCTTCTTTACAATCTGACGTTATTAGTGGGACGACGGCATTCAAGTTATATGACACCTATGGTTTTCCTTTGGATTTGACTGCTGACGTTGCGCGTGAACGTGGCTTAACAGTTGATGAAGTTGGTTTTGAGAGAGAGATGGAAGCTCAGCGTGAGCGTGCGCGTTCTGCCAGCAACTTCTCAGCGCAATCAAAAGGCAAAATTGATTTCAACGGTCAAACAAAATTCCTGGGTTATCACAAAGACGATGCTGACGGCGTGATTCAGGCAATCTTCGTAGGTGAAGCCTCTGTAGACTCTGCTGTTGAAGGTCAAGATGCAATTGTTATTTTGGATCAAACGCCTTTCTATGGCGAATCTGGTGGTCAGGCAGGTGATTCTGGAAGCCTGACGGAAGGCATGAACAGTTTCCATGTTGATGACTGTCAAAAACAAGGTGGTGCATTCCTTCATATTGGGCGTGTGACGGCTGGTCAGTTGAAAGTTGGACAGACACTTCATGCTCAGGTTGATGTCGCGGCACGTCGTGCTTCGGAGAAAAATCACTCGGCAACGCATTTGTTGCATGCAGCGCTAAGACAAATTTTGGGAACACATGTTCAGCAGAAAGGGTCTTTGGTTCAACCAGAAAGATTGCGTTTTGACTTTGCGCATTTTGAACCGATTTCTGCCGAGAAGTTGCTTGAGATTGAAAAGCTTGTTAATCACAACATCATGTTGAACACACCAGTTTGCACGGAAGAGATGAATATCGAAGCCGCTAAATCAAAAGGGGCGATGGCACTTTTCGGTGAGAAGTATGGTGACGTGGTTCGAGTAGTTGATATGGGAACCTTCTCAATTGAGCTTTGCGGTGGAACACACGTCAATTCCACGGGTCAAATCGGGCCTTTCCGTATTTTGTCTGAAACGGGTATTGCTTCCGGCGTGCGTCGTATTGAAGCGGTGACGGGTGAAGGTGCTTGGGACGCGATTTACAAAAACGAGCAGACGCTTCTCAATATCTCTGCGGCAGTGAAGTCTGACAAACAACAAGTTGAAAACAAGGTTCTTCAATTGGTTGCAGAGCAGCGCGAACAAGAAAAACTGATTAAACAATTACAATCCAAGCTGGCATCTTCCCAAGGAAGTGATTTGGCCAGCTCGGTTGTCAAAATGGGTGATGTTAGTGTCTTAGCCGCTAAGTTGGAAGGTGCAGACGTTAATACACTTCGTGAAACATTGGATTCGCTAAGAGATAAGCTGGAACCAGCCATTATTGTGTTGTCGGCGGTGATGGACGACAAGGTTACTCTGGTTGCGGGTGTCAGCAAGTCAATTACAAAAACATATAAAGCTGGAGAGCTAGTCAATCACGTTGCCTCACAAGTGGGTGGAAAAGGCGGCGGTCGTCCTGATATGGCTCAGGCTGGTGGGAATGATCCAAGCAAGCTTGATGAAGCCTTGGCTTCTGTTCAGGCTTGGGTGGAAAGTAAATAG
- a CDS encoding regulatory protein RecX has translation MFSLETASAEEIDLVKQMEARAVYLLAMREHGSKELKRKLKEKFPETENRPNLVDFVILTCQKNGWLSDERFVEVSVRQGIEKGHGPYKIRQTLQQRTDASDLIETYLEMDDSDWAEIAQATLEKKYGDAIKPKEMKEQARRMRFLQSRGFSQSQIWKAMR, from the coding sequence TTGTTTTCGCTTGAAACCGCCTCTGCCGAAGAGATTGACTTAGTCAAACAAATGGAGGCGAGGGCGGTTTACTTACTCGCCATGCGTGAGCATGGTTCCAAAGAGCTGAAGCGAAAACTCAAGGAAAAATTCCCCGAGACTGAAAATCGACCCAACCTGGTCGATTTTGTCATTCTGACTTGCCAAAAAAACGGTTGGCTGTCAGATGAGCGTTTTGTTGAGGTTAGTGTTCGGCAAGGGATTGAAAAAGGGCATGGTCCTTATAAAATTCGCCAGACCCTGCAGCAGCGTACCGACGCATCGGATTTGATAGAAACGTATTTGGAAATGGATGATTCCGATTGGGCTGAAATTGCTCAAGCCACTTTGGAAAAGAAATACGGCGACGCTATCAAGCCAAAAGAAATGAAGGAGCAAGCGCGTAGAATGCGCTTTCTACAAAGTCGTGGTTTTAGCCAATCGCAGATATGGAAAGCAATGCGATAA
- the recA gene encoding recombinase RecA yields the protein MDENKKKALEAALGQIEKQFGKGSIMRMGDQSVARDIEAISTGSLGLDIALGIGGLPRGRIVEIYGPESSGKTTLTLHVIAEMQKTGGTAAFVDAEHALDPIYAEKLGVDLDNLLVSQPDTGEQALEITDSLVRSGAVDVVVVDSVAALTPKAEIEGEMGDSHMGLQARLMSQALRKLTANIKRTNTLVIFINQIRMKIGVMFGNPETTTGGNALKFYSSVRLDIRRIGAIKKGEEILGNETRVKVVKNKVAPPFKQVEFDILYGEGISREGEVIDLGVKEKLIEKAGAWYSYQGQKIGQGKDNVRQYLKENPEINETLQAQIKEKLMPAKKDAKAADVEVDSEA from the coding sequence ATGGATGAAAACAAAAAGAAAGCTCTTGAAGCGGCCTTAGGTCAAATTGAAAAGCAATTTGGTAAAGGTTCAATCATGAGGATGGGCGATCAAAGCGTTGCTCGTGACATTGAAGCGATTTCAACCGGATCTTTGGGATTGGATATTGCATTGGGTATTGGCGGTTTGCCACGCGGTCGTATCGTCGAGATTTACGGTCCAGAGTCTTCTGGTAAGACAACATTGACGCTACACGTCATTGCAGAAATGCAAAAGACGGGTGGAACAGCGGCGTTTGTGGATGCCGAGCATGCGCTTGACCCTATCTATGCTGAAAAGTTGGGTGTAGATCTGGATAACCTATTGGTTTCTCAGCCGGATACCGGTGAACAGGCGTTGGAAATTACCGATTCATTGGTGCGTTCTGGTGCAGTTGATGTTGTGGTTGTTGACTCGGTCGCGGCTTTGACGCCTAAGGCGGAAATTGAAGGTGAGATGGGTGATTCCCATATGGGGCTACAGGCACGTTTGATGTCTCAGGCGTTGCGTAAGTTGACAGCAAATATCAAGCGTACGAATACCTTGGTTATTTTCATCAACCAGATTCGTATGAAAATCGGTGTGATGTTTGGTAACCCAGAAACCACGACGGGCGGTAACGCATTGAAGTTTTATTCTTCGGTTCGTTTGGATATCCGTCGAATCGGTGCCATCAAAAAAGGCGAAGAGATTTTAGGAAACGAGACGCGCGTCAAAGTTGTGAAAAACAAAGTGGCGCCTCCGTTTAAGCAGGTTGAGTTCGACATCTTGTATGGCGAAGGGATTTCTCGCGAAGGTGAAGTGATTGACCTTGGTGTAAAAGAGAAACTGATTGAGAAGGCCGGTGCTTGGTATAGCTACCAAGGTCAAAAAATCGGTCAAGGTAAGGATAACGTTCGTCAGTATTTGAAAGAGAATCCTGAGATCAACGAAACCTTACAAGCCCAAATTAAAGAAAAACTGATGCCGGCGAAGAAAGATGCGAAAGCGGCTGACGTTGAAGTAGATAGCGAAGCTTAA
- a CDS encoding CinA family protein yields the protein MSDRSQLFSLVSEVGEALKNHEKMIVTAESCTGGLIAEALTSIAGSTAWFDRAYVTYSYEAKKEMLGVKETTIMKKGAVSQECVEEMVLGALQQSHAKVAVACSGIAGPGGGTPDKPVGTVWISWAIQGHDKLVSKEFHFGGDRDAVRSQCTVEALKGVLDLLNE from the coding sequence ATGAGTGATCGTTCTCAATTATTTAGTTTGGTTTCAGAGGTGGGCGAAGCCTTGAAAAACCATGAAAAAATGATTGTGACTGCGGAGTCGTGTACCGGTGGATTGATTGCCGAAGCTTTGACTTCGATCGCAGGCAGTACAGCATGGTTCGATAGAGCCTATGTAACTTATAGTTATGAAGCGAAAAAAGAAATGCTGGGTGTCAAAGAAACGACCATCATGAAAAAAGGGGCTGTCAGCCAAGAGTGCGTGGAAGAAATGGTGCTAGGTGCATTACAACAGTCGCATGCCAAGGTGGCAGTTGCTTGTAGTGGTATTGCCGGACCTGGAGGCGGAACGCCAGATAAACCGGTAGGAACGGTTTGGATTTCTTGGGCGATACAAGGTCATGACAAACTGGTTTCAAAAGAATTTCATTTTGGCGGTGATCGCGATGCTGTGAGAAGCCAATGTACTGTAGAGGCTTTGAAAGGTGTTTTAGACCTTTTGAACGAATAA
- a CDS encoding HNH endonuclease yields MLKLLEKKLRPVRRNNSPQATNFNDYADAKPHLIGRISKGKNVRGLHLASYCSYCERPIPTSLAVEHIEPKKGPFGKPQLETVWTNFLLACVNCNSTKGDKQVIFSDLFFPDRDNTFFAFEYKADGTVIPNPSLSARHQITAKKTLDLCGLRKKKSQGKKTDIALERVGQRMQIWGQAEDSLVDYRKDPANNAVVNGIVNLMVATGFFSVWMAVFDDIPEMKVRFIQAISGTEESGCFDMADGSVISPHPNADNLQDGGKI; encoded by the coding sequence ATGCTAAAACTATTGGAGAAGAAATTGAGGCCAGTCAGACGAAATAACTCTCCACAAGCAACAAATTTTAATGACTATGCTGATGCGAAACCCCATCTGATTGGTCGGATTTCTAAAGGGAAAAATGTTAGAGGTCTTCACTTGGCAAGCTATTGTAGCTATTGTGAAAGGCCAATACCTACATCTCTAGCAGTTGAACATATTGAACCTAAAAAAGGGCCATTTGGAAAACCTCAATTAGAAACAGTCTGGACCAATTTTCTATTAGCTTGTGTCAATTGCAACTCGACCAAAGGTGATAAGCAGGTCATATTTTCGGATCTATTTTTTCCCGACCGAGACAATACTTTTTTTGCATTTGAATATAAAGCTGATGGAACCGTTATTCCCAATCCAAGTTTATCAGCTAGACATCAGATAACAGCCAAAAAAACATTAGATTTATGTGGTCTTCGGAAGAAGAAATCACAAGGTAAAAAAACAGATATTGCGCTCGAAAGAGTTGGTCAGCGAATGCAAATTTGGGGGCAGGCCGAGGACTCTTTGGTCGATTACCGTAAAGATCCAGCAAATAATGCAGTAGTTAATGGTATTGTTAATTTAATGGTCGCAACAGGTTTTTTTAGCGTTTGGATGGCTGTTTTTGATGATATTCCTGAAATGAAAGTCCGATTTATTCAAGCGATTTCAGGTACGGAAGAGTCAGGATGTTTTGATATGGCTGATGGATCGGTTATTTCTCCTCACCCTAATGCTGATAACCTCCAGGATGGTGGAAAGATCTGA